The genomic window CAGCATCCGGTGGTGCAGCTGGGGGTCTTTGAACAGAGTTTGAATAAATCGTTGAGCATGGACGCTAAGCAAGCGCACCGAGCAGAGGGCAACCACATCGGTTGAGCGGGGGGATTCATCTAGAATCGCCATTTCTCCAAAAAAATCACCCTGTCCCAGAATTGCCAGCGTCACACCGTCATCGCCAACGATGCGTCGGACTTTGACCCAGCCAGATACCAGGAAGTAAACCGCGTTACCCCAAGCATCTTCCATGAGAACCGCTCGGCCTGCTGGGTATTCGTGTTCGTCAGAAACCGACAGAAGCCATTCTAAGGTTTCTGGGTTGACAGTGTTGAAAAGGGGGAAAAGTTCACTAAAATCTTCAGTTTGCATGAAAGATCTTAAAAAGAGTAGACCAACCTTGGCAGAATTGATATTCTCCTCCTTGCTTTAGCAAGGATCTGCCATACTGGCAGCAAAGGTTAGCTGGTATTTTCCTAGTCTAGCGATAACTGGTTTAGAACCAATCCAACAAACAGTTTTTGGTATCCGCTCTAGTATTGTACCTTTTTAGGGCAGTCAGCCTTTACTTCCTTGCAAACCTTTCTATTTTCGCTGCCATGACCAGCCTGCTGAGCAACAAAGCAATCGGTTCTCTACCTCAACTGGTAACGTTATCGTCAGAGTTCATCTCCACTTGCAGCAATTTCAGCGTTTCCAGCTGTTGGTTCAGGCTCTTGAGCAATTGGTCTAGAGCAGGCAAAGCATTTAACTGTCCTGCTGTTAGAGTCGGATCGATGCG from Argonema galeatum A003/A1 includes these protein-coding regions:
- a CDS encoding Crp/Fnr family transcriptional regulator, which produces MQTEDFSELFPLFNTVNPETLEWLLSVSDEHEYPAGRAVLMEDAWGNAVYFLVSGWVKVRRIVGDDGVTLAILGQGDFFGEMAILDESPRSTDVVALCSVRLLSVHAQRFIQTLFKDPQLHHRMLQVMVRRLRQMNHRFQLRHQPPAVKLANTLVAMGENYGQATEKGTEIYNIPLKDLADVTDIGVEETTKIMEKLDSKGWIKIDAGRQVIHLINLKQLTHLAGRV